The DNA region caccttgttgtgctgtgctcacttgaacaggaaggtggcacggcagtccttcttgtgggcagattttgtcatcaaagtctggcattctctggatttatggtgctttcaaaacaactgggaactcagaaaaaacaaggtcaaatcatgatgacgtcattgatcttcaggtcggagctctagaaagaggccagatttacaattcccagtctgagctcgttTATTTTATctctggccaatgaccttgagccttcttggatgggcacttctaatttaACTCTATGggagcacccaaggggctagaattttgtAGCTCTActcttagacttggcggtgacgtagtgtctccatgagtgacagaaaactgagccaatcacggcacaacgctCTGTATTTCCTGCTGGCTTGCCccaacaccacagaaagcactgagctaggctgaaacaccMgcattttggagctgccttactcaagaaaacaaaaaagagaccatgtttgtatgtggctttattaactcaattatatatatatatttttacattgttagcaaattgatatgtgacacttattaatgccaaaataacatgcaaaacaggcaacctaaaaaACAGGcatgctaaaaatgtggggctcaaaataGGTggcctgccctgaatgatgggtcgccattGTCTAGAAGTAAAATAGGGAGAGATCGGGTCACTCACTACCCTTTCAACTGGCAAAATCTGTATGGTAGGACATGACGTGATtggtacatttatttatttatttatttatttWTTTACTGTGGGTTCGGTTATAGGTGGTATCGTATCCCTATTAGATATGGAGCCCAATTGGACCCATGAAGACACATTAACACAGTCGGCTCCAGTATCTGCTCCGGAGACAGGCAAACCACACTGATCATTGTGAATAACACCGGTTTGCCTTAAGTTCCCAATTCCAGTGTTTCTgaatggtccagtctcagtccggatttaaatctgcttgaaaatcagacattgttaCTGAGAGTAAATTCATCTGAGAAGTAACTATAAAAGGGAATCACAGGAGAGATGGAACCAGTAACAAATCTGGagcaaaagcacaccatctgaaatactttgtagcctactgtaatcaATGAGCCCATTGAATGTACACTGTCATGGGTGGTGTAAATTTGACTTCCAATATGAAATTATATATTTCAACCACAAGGGGACATACATGTACCTACACAGAAGATAAACAAAGCATAATTTCCAGCACAGCCAGCAAGAACTTTAActaaagatttgtataactaaaccaagatagaccactgcAGGTCGTTTCAAATGGcaacaaattagtcatagtgaACAGAACAAGCAAGAAGGTGGGCAGGGCCAAGAACGATTGTGCGAGAttctattggcgcgttctagcatacATTTGCATtattccgttagggaacgcctactcgtAAGTGTACGTGTGCAACAACTCAATTcacctttgcactccttctaaacaacgccttttttttaaagactttggcaaagggtaacgTCTACAAAACggagtccactctgttcgtaacatattgtagttttgcgaacagaaaactgtattgagatcaaatgtttaatcgatgagaaaatgtgcaaaaATCGATTTTTCGTTCCATCGTCTCCCACTGCCGGCcgctgggcttcctctcactaccatatttggccaagcggatgcttcacatttatacatccgttaaatatctgtctcattgttctatctgtacCTTAGCTGCCTGCCGTCCTCTACCATTACCGACCAAAGATGGCGGCGTCAGGAACCGCAGCCCCCCGTCGTCTTGTCCAGTATGTTGTGGTCCGGTCAGACCTGGTCCATACGTTGGCCTGGCCATTAGGGGCGGTTATAACGCAAGCCTGCCATGCTGCCATCGCTGCCATTCATCTGAACTACAACGACCCAGACACGCAGGAGTACTTGGCAGAACTGGACAGCATGCACAAAGTCGTCCTTCAGGTAGCTGGGACTGGGGTACTATTATTAGCTTGTAAGTTAATCAATATTATACTGCTAATAGTGAACTAAATCGATATGCCTGTGTTTTGCGCGAACGTGGGCAAAAACAAGTTTCCTACTGATTTTGCCCATGCGCTCATATCAAGCTGCATAAAAATAGCCTCTCAATACAAGATACTTTTTTCATAAAGTAAATTTATACGTAAAGTTTCTTTATGTAAAGTAAATACAGTAGGATGGAATAATTATGCAGTGAATGATAGATGTGATTGTTGAGAAAATAAACTAATGCTTGTGATCTCCCTCTTCATCTTTTGGTCAGGCTGTGGACCAGGCCTCCCTCTCCAGCCTGTCCGAGACGCTGACAGAGAAGGGGATCGCCCACAAGCTGTGGATTGAGCAGCCAGAGAACGTCCCCACCTGCCTGGCCCTGAAGCCTTACCCCAAAGACATTGTACATCCTCTGCTGCACAAGTTCAAACTGTTCAAATGACacagagggacaaagagagaccCCTGTTGAATGGAGTCTGGACCATGGCTCCACACCAGCCAGTTAATTTGGTGGTCTTCTTTTTGGTTGACCTGTGCATCTTGGTGATGCTGACGGGGAAGAACCAGCACTCAGTGTCTGTACTCCAACTTCACAAGGAAGAATCTCACTCTGATAagcagtgtcagtgtttgtcttcCTACAGTAACAAGGAGACATCACTCACTGAATGAACACTGCCATAAAACGGGCATTTAAAGAGTGGATGTCTGTCCACCTAATTTGATGTGGCCACGTATCTTGTGATTCAATTAAATGGTGAATGGTTACGTAAGGTATTTTTCTAGCCGCCAATGGTTGGAGTCTGTTTACAAACATACAAGATGCATTAAACATGGTCAACTAATTTGTGTCTTCTTGTATTATTATTAGTCACAATACACAGAATACAACCCTTACAATAAACTGAGGTTGAAAGAGGTAATGCAACTAGTGGCAATGTAGTGTGACAGTAATGAAAatgagaaatacagtgtagtaaaaaaagaagaagacaatCAACCAACATTACATATCCTGTTTTAAATGGTGTTTTTATTGCAAATGTGTTGCATTCTCACATTCATGGATGTTATAGATTTGTTAGTCAAAGCATAATTTCCTTCAAGGTCTGCATCTTCACCTTGGAAAAGCAATAGAGGGACCGAACGcacgaggtgtgtgtgttgtgtgtgtaaacttTGAACTAATCCCAGTCTGAGCAGCCACATACCTCCCAAAAAATTGACAGACAAATAAGACTTTCAGTAGATGCAAAAACGTTGCTTTTCAGTCTACAGGGACCCCCTGTAACTACTTGACCCAGCCTGAGACTGATTTGTCTACGACGTCCTAAGAAAAGGTAGGTATTCCACCTGGACACAGAAATAAAAACATGCATAATTCTCCCAGATACTTCATTCATATTGTCCCACCCACACAGCTGCTCTGATGCCTGTCTAAAAACAAGTTAACACAAGTATAATAAACAAAACTGGACAAAATGAgtaaaatgtataatatatatatttatatttatttatattaatttTACAGGGGGAAAAGTGGAACCTCGTTTCAATGAGAAAGCATTGGCCTTATAAGTGGCGAGACAAGCTTTTAATTTCTCCATCCACAACCAACTTCAGTCTCGATTATGCAGCACTTACAATACTTGACAAACATCAGCAAACAGTTGCTCCAATACTCAGAACAGTTGCTCCAATACTCAGAACAGTTGAAGTAATACCTGTAGAAGGTAGAGTGCATTAATCTTAACAAGGATGTTAGTTGTTTCTGCATTAGGCAGTATGTTACAAGGTGGTGACAATGACAAAATGACAGACGCAGGGGATAGCAGTACACGTATGTAGGGCTGTTACTGCTTGGTGGAAATTACTAAGTCTAGAAATATATAGAATAGAACTGCCACTGGTCCCGtggggctcagttggtagagcatggcgcttgcaacctGCTTCGATTCCCACGGGACCAGTACGGGAAAATgtattaagtcgctctggataagagcatatgctaattgactaaaatgtaaaatgctaCAGTATAGACCAGAGCACAATGATTGCTGGTAGCTAAGAGCAGAGTTGAGGAGGAATGTTTTGAACAGTTA from Salvelinus sp. IW2-2015 linkage group LG14, ASM291031v2, whole genome shotgun sequence includes:
- the ptrhd1 gene encoding putative peptidyl-tRNA hydrolase PTRHD1; the encoded protein is MAASGTAAPRRLVQYVVVRSDLVHTLAWPLGAVITQACHAAIAAIHLNYNDPDTQEYLAELDSMHKVVLQAVDQASLSSLSETLTEKGIAHKLWIEQPENVPTCLALKPYPKDIVHPLLHKFKLFK